In Ailuropoda melanoleuca isolate Jingjing chromosome 4, ASM200744v2, whole genome shotgun sequence, the following proteins share a genomic window:
- the LOC117801767 gene encoding serine/arginine-rich splicing factor RS2Z32-like: MAFKVFNSREEAAELKWQARLQQKVRLQTQALVAALQPAGSGSQQRGAASCTPPGACFKCGAEGHWARQCPNPKAPTRLCPQCHMMGHWKSECPNLRESSAPLHGGNPKMAGSRHTPWPGKQQM; the protein is encoded by the exons ATGGCATTTAAGGTCTTTAACTCCCGAGAGGAGGCAGCTGAGCTTAAATGGCAGGCCAGGCTCCAGCAGAAGGTTCGGCTACAGACCCAGGCCTTGGTAGCAGCCCTGCAGCCGGCCGGCTCCGGGAGCCAACAGAGAGGGGCAGCCAGCTGCACCCCTCCAGGGGCCTGCTTCAAATGCGGAGCCGAGGGACACTGGGCTCGTCAATGTCCCAACCCAAAGGCGCCAACTCGACTGTGTCCTCAATGCCACATGATGGGACATTGGAAATCAGAATGCCCTAACCTCAGGGAATCCTCAGCGCCTCTACACGGGGGCAACCCCAAGATG GCTGGATCAAGGCATACCCCATGGCCCGGGAAACAGCAGATGTAG